In the Flavobacterium acetivorans genome, one interval contains:
- a CDS encoding RagB/SusD family nutrient uptake outer membrane protein, whose amino-acid sequence MKLFENYLKIFAAVMMLFLTSCSNYLDTEPITEEATSLNSGIVIKDAANAESRMNAVYGTFGSGYWQLDYFLIGDGQSDNAYIGADNPAVFQYEAYQMLSTNSQMKGDWNDIYNSINTCNIVINFVDQASDLSATRKNEMIGEASLIRALNHFQAVQLWGDCPIAKEAIFSISSANFDAAFNALFPTRKPVSEVYAQIIADCQVAIEKAPDASNKFKANKMAANALLAKVYATMPNPDWAKVIQYSDVVIGGGYTLLPTFDHLFDSAHEGNAESIWEVNGNGWSSPIGAWNTFMFLGTDWKKFNAPSHTLVEAFANNGDAQRLASTITRANVGWSDSYWPSVDYPFAYKMRETNGNQNFYLARLADVLLLKAEAQASLGNISQAIALVNQVRSRAGIATVDASSQSEAIDVILEERLMELAFEGDRWFDLKRMGKAVEVLSKQKDGNGNILPTATNINQNRLLWPIPQDKLDANALLTQNPGY is encoded by the coding sequence ATGAAATTATTTGAAAATTATTTAAAAATATTCGCGGCAGTGATGATGTTGTTTTTGACATCCTGTTCAAATTACTTAGATACAGAACCAATAACAGAAGAAGCAACTTCTTTAAATAGTGGTATTGTAATAAAAGATGCAGCAAATGCTGAATCTAGGATGAATGCAGTATATGGAACTTTTGGATCGGGTTATTGGCAATTAGATTATTTCTTGATTGGGGACGGGCAATCTGATAATGCTTATATTGGAGCTGATAATCCGGCTGTTTTTCAATATGAAGCGTACCAGATGCTATCTACCAATTCTCAAATGAAAGGCGATTGGAATGATATTTATAACAGTATTAATACTTGTAACATAGTAATTAATTTTGTTGACCAAGCATCAGATTTAAGTGCAACCCGTAAAAACGAAATGATTGGTGAAGCTTCATTGATTAGAGCCCTGAATCATTTTCAAGCTGTTCAATTATGGGGGGATTGCCCTATTGCCAAAGAAGCAATTTTCTCAATTTCCAGTGCTAATTTTGACGCCGCATTTAATGCGCTATTTCCAACAAGAAAACCGGTTTCCGAAGTATATGCACAAATCATTGCCGATTGTCAAGTCGCTATTGAAAAAGCACCGGATGCTTCTAATAAATTTAAAGCCAACAAAATGGCCGCCAATGCGCTCCTTGCAAAGGTATATGCTACGATGCCAAATCCTGATTGGGCAAAAGTGATTCAATATTCTGATGTGGTTATTGGTGGAGGATATACACTTTTACCAACTTTTGATCATCTCTTTGATAGTGCTCATGAAGGGAATGCTGAATCAATTTGGGAAGTTAATGGAAACGGATGGAGTAGTCCAATTGGAGCTTGGAATACTTTCATGTTTTTAGGAACAGACTGGAAAAAATTTAATGCTCCATCACATACTTTAGTAGAGGCTTTTGCAAATAATGGAGACGCTCAAAGATTAGCTTCAACTATTACAAGAGCAAATGTAGGTTGGTCTGACAGCTATTGGCCATCAGTAGACTATCCTTTTGCTTATAAGATGAGGGAAACTAATGGGAATCAAAATTTCTATCTTGCCCGATTAGCAGATGTTTTATTGCTAAAAGCTGAAGCTCAGGCTAGTTTAGGAAATATTAGTCAGGCCATCGCTTTGGTAAATCAAGTGAGATCCAGAGCGGGAATTGCTACAGTTGATGCTTCAAGCCAATCTGAGGCTATTGATGTTATTCTTGAAGAAAGATTAATGGAACTAGCGTTTGAAGGCGATCGTTGGTTTGATCTTAAGCGAATGGGTAAAGCAGTTGAAGTATTATCGAAACAAAAAGATGGTAATGGAAATATATTACCTACTGCAACAAATATTAATCAAAATAGACTTTTATGGCCTATTCCTCAAGATAAATTAGATGCGAATGCATTGTTAACGCAAAATCCGGGATATTAA
- a CDS encoding glycoside hydrolase family 30 protein gives MKFLYLLTLPFLFLNCSSSNEIARSTPDLPTIANQVDFWLTKGDQSVTLQKQSTALAFGTRSNTYPNIEVDESKTFQTIDGFGYTLTGGSAQVINQLNSQKRTELLQELFGKNDSSISVSYLRISIGASDLDAIPFTYNDLPNGQTDVNLESFSLAPNRDDVIPMLKEILKINPDIKIMAVPWSPPVWMKDNNSFIGGSLLSKYYRVYAQYFVKYIQEMKAEGITIDAITPQNEPLHPGNNPSLLMEALQQAEFIKNHLGPAFQTANLKTKIVIYDHNCNKPEYPIAILKDPAARSFVDGSAFHLYEGDISALSTVHNAFPDKNVYFTEQYTASTGTFNGDLKWHLKNVIIGSMRNWSKTALEWNLASDVSFGPNTPGGCTTCKGALTINGSNSFTRNVAYYIIAHVSKFVPAGSVRIATNLNSNLYNVAFKTPDGKKVLVVENDRDRTELFNIKYNGKWITTSLDGGSVATYVW, from the coding sequence ATGAAATTTCTCTATTTATTAACTCTGCCCTTCTTGTTTTTGAATTGTTCTTCATCAAATGAGATTGCTCGTTCCACACCGGATTTACCTACAATTGCAAATCAGGTAGACTTTTGGTTGACTAAAGGGGATCAGAGTGTAACTCTGCAAAAACAATCGACAGCTTTGGCATTTGGTACAAGGTCTAATACATATCCCAACATTGAAGTTGATGAATCCAAAACTTTTCAGACTATCGATGGTTTTGGTTATACTTTAACCGGAGGAAGTGCCCAGGTTATAAACCAATTGAATTCCCAAAAGAGAACCGAATTACTGCAGGAGTTGTTTGGTAAAAATGATAGCTCAATCTCTGTTAGTTATTTGAGGATTAGTATCGGGGCCTCTGATTTGGATGCGATTCCTTTTACCTATAATGATTTGCCAAATGGACAAACAGACGTTAATCTGGAAAGTTTTAGTTTAGCTCCAAATAGGGATGATGTTATACCCATGTTAAAAGAAATATTGAAAATCAATCCTGATATAAAAATCATGGCGGTTCCTTGGTCTCCGCCTGTTTGGATGAAGGATAACAATAGTTTTATAGGTGGGAGTTTATTGTCAAAGTATTATCGCGTTTATGCTCAGTACTTTGTGAAATACATCCAAGAAATGAAAGCAGAAGGAATCACTATAGATGCCATTACACCACAAAACGAACCTTTGCATCCCGGAAATAATCCTAGTTTGTTGATGGAAGCGTTACAACAGGCTGAGTTTATAAAAAATCACTTAGGCCCTGCTTTTCAAACAGCAAATCTGAAAACTAAAATTGTAATTTATGACCATAATTGCAACAAACCCGAATACCCTATTGCTATCTTGAAGGATCCCGCTGCCCGCTCTTTTGTTGATGGCTCTGCTTTTCATTTGTACGAAGGCGACATTAGTGCACTATCTACAGTTCATAATGCTTTTCCAGATAAAAATGTCTATTTCACTGAGCAATATACCGCTTCAACCGGAACTTTCAATGGCGATTTAAAGTGGCATTTAAAAAATGTAATTATTGGTTCCATGCGCAATTGGAGTAAAACAGCATTAGAATGGAATTTAGCTAGTGATGTTTCCTTTGGTCCGAATACTCCCGGTGGATGTACGACGTGTAAAGGAGCTTTAACGATAAATGGGAGCAACAGTTTCACTCGAAATGTAGCCTATTATATCATTGCGCATGTTTCTAAGTTTGTGCCAGCAGGCTCTGTTAGAATAGCAACTAATCTAAATAGTAATTTATATAATGTGGCTTTTAAAACTCCTGATGGTAAAAAAGTGTTAGTTGTGGAAAACGATAGAGATAGAACAGAGTTGTTTAATATTAAATACAATGGAAAATGGATTACTACTTCATTAGATGGAGGATCGGTAGCAACATACGTTTGGTAA
- a CDS encoding glycoside hydrolase family 30 protein — protein sequence MKKIITTALLAVSFLALAQQKNKTKSASFSTKDRKVTVFTSADNSSLRLSETDNLQFTDLNQPLETQLCVFVNPKKMFQTFLGIGGAITDASAEVFAKLSKESQQEFLNAYYDKEKGIGYSVIRTNIHSCDFSSGSYTYIDEGDAALKTFNIDHDREFRIPLIKKAMATAGGKAIFYVSPWSPPAFMKDTKNMLRGGRLLPEFYQSWANYYVKFIDSYQKEGIPVWGLTIQNEPMAKQTWESCIYTAEEERDFLKNHLGPTLKKAGFGDKKITVWDHNRDLIAQRANVILDDPEASKYVWGIGFHWYESWSGGDSMFDNVGKVHEMYPDKNLIFTEGCVEKFDDKKLQLWANGERYGESMIHDFNNGTVAWTDWNVLLDENGGPNHVGNFCFAPIHGNTKTGELIYTPSYYFIGHFSKFIGKNAKRISSVSSQSFLLTTSFLNENGKVVTVVMNKTDKSLKYNLCIGTKATEVSILPHAIQTLVY from the coding sequence ATGAAAAAAATAATCACAACAGCACTTTTGGCGGTGTCTTTTTTAGCCTTAGCTCAACAAAAAAATAAAACAAAATCGGCATCTTTTTCTACAAAGGATAGAAAAGTTACCGTTTTTACCTCTGCAGACAATAGCAGTTTAAGATTATCAGAAACAGATAATTTACAATTTACAGATTTAAATCAACCGTTAGAAACCCAATTGTGTGTGTTTGTAAATCCGAAGAAGATGTTTCAAACATTCCTAGGGATCGGTGGTGCTATCACTGATGCAAGTGCTGAGGTATTTGCAAAATTATCTAAAGAAAGTCAACAAGAATTTTTGAATGCTTATTATGATAAAGAAAAAGGAATTGGGTATTCTGTGATCAGGACTAACATTCATAGTTGTGATTTTAGTTCAGGAAGTTATACTTATATAGATGAAGGTGATGCGGCATTAAAAACGTTCAATATCGATCATGATAGAGAATTTAGAATTCCATTGATAAAAAAAGCAATGGCAACTGCTGGCGGTAAAGCTATATTTTATGTAAGTCCATGGAGTCCACCAGCTTTTATGAAAGACACTAAAAATATGCTCAGAGGAGGAAGATTATTGCCGGAATTTTATCAATCTTGGGCAAATTATTATGTGAAATTTATTGACAGCTATCAGAAAGAAGGCATTCCGGTTTGGGGGTTAACAATTCAAAATGAGCCAATGGCTAAGCAAACTTGGGAGTCATGTATTTATACAGCAGAAGAAGAACGTGATTTTCTAAAAAATCATCTTGGACCAACACTAAAGAAAGCTGGATTTGGAGATAAAAAAATTACGGTTTGGGACCATAATAGAGACCTAATAGCTCAAAGAGCAAATGTGATTTTGGATGATCCTGAAGCTAGTAAGTATGTTTGGGGAATTGGCTTTCACTGGTATGAAAGCTGGAGTGGTGGAGATTCAATGTTTGATAATGTTGGAAAAGTACATGAAATGTATCCGGATAAGAATCTCATTTTTACCGAAGGTTGTGTAGAGAAATTTGATGATAAAAAACTGCAACTTTGGGCAAATGGGGAGCGTTACGGAGAATCCATGATCCATGATTTTAATAACGGTACTGTAGCTTGGACAGACTGGAATGTCCTGTTGGATGAAAATGGAGGTCCAAATCATGTGGGGAATTTTTGTTTCGCTCCAATACATGGAAACACAAAAACGGGTGAGCTAATCTATACGCCTTCCTATTATTTCATTGGACATTTTTCTAAGTTTATTGGGAAAAACGCAAAAAGAATCAGTAGTGTGTCTAGTCAAAGTTTTTTATTAACAACTTCTTTTTTAAATGAAAATGGTAAAGTAGTGACCGTTGTTATGAATAAAACAGATAAGAGTTTGAAGTATAATTTATGTATTGGGACAAAAGCAACCGAAGTTTCGATTTTGCCTCATGCAATCCAAACTTTAGTGTATTAA
- a CDS encoding sialate O-acetylesterase has protein sequence MLKNKVNSWSLVVMLLVFYPIRSQISMPNFFADNMVLQRDISIPIWGNAGPYDNIEVHFHNQKKKVKADKTGKWTLYLEPEKAGGPYSLSVKAKKTVRIKNVMVGEVWICSGQSNMEWTVRQSDGAKEVMEAADNFFIRHMKIDKEIQAIPQSNLKTSGWQICDSTTVGDFTGVGYFFAKKMYQELKVPIGLINASWGGTNIETWIGRDGFEGSKEFKEMISLMPKIALDSLLKLKIRKEYEKIEKLQGFAFDENLDANVYKNAAFNDASWSELYQPEPWESKTLPGFDGVVWLRKKVFLTADNLHENASLHLSKIDDEDIAFVNGIQIGNSEGWDVVRNYKIPKGILKEGENSIAVRVVDNGSNGGIYGDSKDLKLVLGNVAFPLDGNWKYQIESVKARVNENDFPSLTFNAMINPLIPYAVKGVLWYQGESNESRAFQYNEAFPLLINDWRSKWNQGDFPFYYVQLATFGTMGNSNEGCPWAELREAQFNTLKLRNTAMVVTTDIGNPNDIHPRNKQDVGYRLSGLALNNLYGKKNVCNSPSYKTIEIKEDKVVVSFNDIADGLIATNDGDVKGFEIAAIDGVFYNAKAYIDNNTVVLSTEKVSNPVAVRFGWVGDASDNNLFNSAGLPAIPFRTDDWKTITKEEKYKLENMKP, from the coding sequence ATGCTAAAAAATAAAGTCAATAGTTGGTCTTTGGTAGTGATGTTATTGGTGTTTTATCCCATTAGATCGCAGATTTCAATGCCAAATTTCTTTGCCGATAACATGGTTTTACAACGGGACATTTCTATTCCTATATGGGGAAATGCTGGACCTTATGATAATATTGAAGTACATTTTCATAACCAAAAGAAAAAAGTAAAAGCAGATAAAACTGGAAAATGGACTCTGTATTTGGAACCCGAAAAAGCTGGAGGTCCTTATTCGTTATCAGTAAAGGCCAAAAAAACGGTTCGTATTAAGAATGTTATGGTTGGTGAGGTTTGGATTTGTTCGGGTCAATCGAATATGGAATGGACAGTAAGGCAGTCGGATGGGGCAAAGGAGGTAATGGAAGCAGCAGATAATTTTTTTATTAGACATATGAAAATTGATAAGGAAATTCAGGCTATTCCTCAAAGTAATTTAAAAACAAGTGGTTGGCAAATATGTGATTCCACTACAGTAGGTGATTTTACTGGAGTTGGTTATTTTTTTGCTAAAAAAATGTATCAAGAATTAAAAGTTCCAATAGGGCTGATTAATGCTTCTTGGGGAGGAACAAACATTGAAACATGGATAGGTAGAGATGGTTTTGAAGGGAGCAAAGAGTTTAAGGAAATGATTTCTTTAATGCCAAAAATAGCTTTGGATTCGCTTTTGAAATTGAAGATAAGAAAAGAATATGAGAAGATTGAAAAATTACAGGGTTTTGCCTTTGATGAGAATTTAGATGCGAATGTGTATAAGAATGCTGCTTTTAACGATGCTTCTTGGTCAGAGCTTTATCAACCAGAACCATGGGAAAGTAAAACCTTACCAGGCTTCGATGGGGTAGTTTGGTTGCGAAAAAAAGTATTTTTAACAGCAGATAATTTGCATGAAAATGCGAGTTTGCATCTGTCTAAAATCGATGATGAGGATATAGCCTTTGTAAATGGGATTCAAATAGGGAATTCTGAAGGTTGGGATGTTGTGCGAAATTATAAAATACCCAAAGGAATTTTAAAAGAAGGAGAAAATAGTATTGCCGTTAGAGTTGTTGATAATGGATCTAATGGTGGAATTTATGGTGATTCTAAAGATTTAAAACTGGTTTTAGGAAATGTTGCTTTTCCTTTAGATGGCAATTGGAAGTATCAAATAGAATCGGTTAAAGCTAGGGTTAATGAAAATGATTTTCCTTCTTTAACTTTTAATGCAATGATTAATCCATTAATCCCTTATGCTGTAAAAGGAGTTTTATGGTATCAAGGAGAGTCTAATGAGAGTCGGGCATTTCAATATAATGAGGCATTCCCTTTATTGATAAATGATTGGAGATCTAAATGGAATCAAGGAGATTTTCCGTTTTATTATGTACAATTAGCTACTTTTGGTACAATGGGTAATAGTAACGAAGGATGCCCATGGGCTGAGCTTAGGGAGGCGCAGTTTAACACCTTGAAGTTAAGAAATACCGCTATGGTGGTTACTACAGATATTGGAAATCCTAATGATATACATCCAAGGAATAAACAAGATGTAGGTTATAGATTATCGGGATTAGCTTTGAATAATTTGTACGGTAAAAAAAATGTTTGTAATAGTCCAAGTTATAAAACAATTGAGATAAAAGAGGACAAAGTAGTAGTTTCTTTTAATGATATTGCTGATGGATTGATTGCAACAAATGATGGTGATGTTAAAGGATTTGAAATAGCTGCTATTGATGGTGTTTTTTATAATGCAAAAGCGTATATCGATAACAATACTGTCGTGCTTAGTACTGAAAAGGTGTCCAATCCTGTGGCAGTCCGTTTTGGTTGGGTTGGTGATGCATCAGATAATAATTTATTTAATTCGGCTGGACTTCCGGCAATTCCTTTTAGAACAGATGATTGGAAAACAATTACCAAAGAAGAGAAATACAAATTAGAGAATATGAAACCTTAA
- a CDS encoding ISAon1 family transposase N-terminal region protein, with translation MLPDFLVDHFEVVSSTNTEEIVHLYFEENAKPPKEFDTLELVSKGFQDEITIQDFPLRGKYVYLHIKRRRWTNKTTGEILKRDWNLVAKGTRMTQEFAAFLKEINR, from the coding sequence ATGTTACCTGACTTTTTAGTAGATCACTTTGAAGTGGTTTCTTCTACTAACACAGAAGAAATAGTACACCTATATTTTGAAGAGAATGCCAAGCCTCCAAAAGAATTTGATACACTGGAACTAGTATCAAAGGGCTTTCAGGATGAGATAACCATTCAGGATTTCCCTCTCAGAGGTAAATATGTATATCTACATATAAAAAGACGTCGCTGGACAAATAAGACAACAGGCGAAATTCTTAAAAGAGATTGGAATTTAGTTGCTAAAGGAACCCGCATGACTCAAGAGTTTGCGGCTTTTTTAAAAGAAATTAATAGATAA
- a CDS encoding ISAon1 family transposase, producing MGGFFGVNGKKLQRQYKKHLSSFNAWAPREHAHQWIVYPENMGTHLSIDEVALSQGELYTIVTNKKFKGKKGSLVAIVAGTKADKVIEHIRKIDYKKRSCVKEITLDMANSMKLISKRCFPKATQVTDRFHVQKLALEALQEIRIKHRWEAMDFENQLILQAKRENQTYIPELLANGDSVKQLLARSRYALYKSREKWTENQNERAQLLFGLYPDIKTAYYLSQQLRGIYNSNNDKHIAMTKLAHWYRNVEESGFKNFNILLNTITFNYRSILNYFDNRSTNASAESFNAKIKAFRSQFRGVRKIDFFLFRLSNLFA from the coding sequence ATTGGTGGTTTCTTCGGAGTCAACGGAAAGAAACTCCAACGACAATATAAAAAACACCTGAGTTCCTTTAATGCTTGGGCTCCACGAGAACATGCACATCAATGGATTGTTTACCCTGAAAATATGGGCACCCATTTATCAATTGACGAAGTAGCTTTGTCTCAGGGTGAACTTTACACTATTGTAACCAACAAGAAGTTCAAAGGTAAAAAAGGTTCCTTAGTTGCCATTGTTGCTGGAACAAAGGCAGATAAAGTCATAGAACATATCAGAAAGATTGATTACAAGAAGAGAAGCTGTGTCAAAGAAATAACACTTGACATGGCTAATTCTATGAAATTGATCTCTAAAAGATGTTTCCCTAAAGCCACACAGGTAACAGATAGATTTCATGTCCAAAAACTGGCACTGGAAGCCTTACAAGAGATTAGGATTAAACATCGATGGGAGGCTATGGATTTTGAGAATCAATTGATATTGCAAGCCAAAAGAGAGAATCAAACCTATATTCCGGAGCTCTTAGCTAACGGTGACTCTGTAAAACAGCTATTAGCCAGGAGTCGATATGCACTTTATAAATCTCGCGAAAAATGGACTGAGAATCAAAATGAAAGAGCTCAATTATTATTTGGACTATATCCAGATATAAAAACAGCCTATTATCTAAGCCAACAACTTCGAGGTATCTACAATAGCAACAATGACAAGCACATTGCGATGACTAAACTAGCACATTGGTATAGGAATGTAGAGGAATCTGGTTTTAAAAACTTCAATATTCTACTCAATACTATAACTTTCAATTACCGGTCAATCTTAAACTACTTTGATAATAGAAGTACCAATGCTTCTGCTGAATCTTTCAATGCAAAAATAAAAGCCTTTAGAAGTCAGTTTAGAGGAGTAAGGAAAATAGATTTCTTCTTGTTCAGATTATCTAATCTTTTTGCCTAA